The sequence TATTCTATCGGCAAGAAACCCCTCAACCTGTACTCTTAGAACTTCCTCAAACTTTTCTTCCGGCCACAGTCTTCCGTCATTATTCCAGGCATCCAGCACATCACTGATCCATTCTTCTACCAATGCGTCGTCCATTTCCTGCTCAATCAGCCGCAGGCGGAGCAGCTCCAGCCCTTCCGGAAGTTCTCTCGAGTCAGCGGACTGCCGGGCGATTCGCTCAATCCAATGCTTCATCTCTCTAATCTCATCAAGAACGCTGTCATTAGACGGACGTTCCTTTCGGTCAGAAGGGAGCTTCGGAGCCGAAGGAGGCTGCACAACGGGATCGGTCGCCTCCAGACGTGAACTCGCTGAAGCTTCCTTAGGAATTTCCGGCACCGCTTTCTCTTCCAGCACGGCGACAGCCCCTTGCTTCTTGGCGGCGCCTTCAAGCGACGCGGCAATCTCGGCAAAACTCCGCGAAGGCTCCGATCCGCTTGCGGTAACATTGCCCGAAGCAGAGGCATAGGCCTCCCGGTAGGCCTTGGGAACAACTGCACGGGGGACGGACTGCGGCGCTACCTCCCTTTTTTCGGAAGCTGCTTGCTTCTGTTCATTCTCTACCGCGGCGACCACTTCGATTTTCTTTTTTCTGAACATTCCCATAAAGCCACCGGTTCTGATTTCCTTCGTGCTCAGAATAACGGCGTCACTTCCAAGCTCGCTGCGAATGGAATGCATGGCGTCCGGCATCGTATCGACAACGTAACGCTTCACTCTCATAGATTCACCACTCCAACGCTTTGAATTTCAATATTAGGCTCTAATTCGCTGTAAGACAGCACTGGAATATCCTGCATCGTCCGCTCTATGACCTGCCGCAGATACATACGGATGGTTGGCGAAGTCAATACAATGGGCTGCTGTCCCGATTGCAATAGACGGTTAATTTGCTCCATTAGGCGCTGATATACCGTCTGGGTTGATACAGGATCGAGCGCAAGGTAGCTGCCATGCTCCGATTGCTGAACGCTTTCGGCTATTTTTTTCTCAAGCGTTGGTCCTACCGTAATTACCTTAAGAGTTTCTCCGGACTGGGAGAATTGCTGAGTAATCTGCCGTGACAGCGATTGTCTCACATATTCCGTCAGTACATCTGGATCTTTAGTATAGGTGCCGTAGTCTGCCAGCGTTTCAAAAATAGTAACCAAGTCCCGGATCGATATCTTCTCGCGCAGCAGCTTAGCCAACACTTTCTGCAGATCCCCAACGGTGAGTACAGACGGGATCAATTCATCGACCAGCACAGGATAACTTTCGCGAATATTGTCGACCAGCATTTTCGTTTCCTGACGTCCAATCAGCTCATGCCCATGCCGTTTGATCAGTTCGGTAAGATGGGTGGCGACTACGGACGGCGGATCGACCACCGTATAACCAGCTAGCTCGGCACGCTCCTTGACCGATTCATTGATCCATAACGCAGGTAATCCGAATGACGGTTCAATCGTCTCGATCCCGGTTATCGATTCGTCATCATACCCTGGACTCATTGCCAAATAGTGATTAAGTAGTAATTCACCGCCGCCGACCTGATTTCCTTTAATTTTGATGACATATTCATTCGGTTTTAGTTGAATATTGTCGCGTATTCGGATAACAGGGACAACAAGTCCCATTTCAAGCGCGCACTGCCTCCGAATCATGATGATCCGATCGAGCAAGTCGCCCCCTTGCTGGGTATCCGCCAGCGGAATTAAGCCATAGCCGAACTCGAATTCGATTGGATCGACATTCAGCAGGCTGATCACGCTCTCCGGACTGCGTACCTCCTCGATCTGCTGTTCTTCGACGAGCTGCTCTTCTTCGATGGCCTTACGGCTCAAGTTCTGCGTCATCCGGTAGGCCGAATAGGCCATAAGACCTGCTAACGGCAGGGTTGTTATCGCATGAATTGGTGTAAATAAGCCTAAAAAAGCGACCGTAACCGCAACGATGTACAGAAGCTTCGGATAAGACAGCAACTGCCCTGTCAGATCTTCCGCTAGATTGCCATCCGAAGAAGCCCGGGTAACGATTAGGCCGGCTGCGGTAGAAATGAGCAGAGCAGGTATTTGGCTAACCAGACCATCCCCGATCGTCAGAACGGAGTAGGTCGAGAGCGCGTCTTGGAACGGCATCCCATGAACAGCAATCCCGATGATGAAGCCGCCGATCAAATTGATCAGCAGGATAATAATGCTGGCTATCGCATCCCCTTTTACGAATTTACTCGCCCCGTCCATCGCGCCGTAGAAGTCTGCTTCACGCTCAATATTACGCCGGCGCTCCCGGGCTTGCTGCTCGTTGATCATGCCTGCATTCAAATCGGCATCAATACTCATCTGCTTACCCGGCATGGCATCGAGTGTAAATCTTGCCCCTACCTCGGCTACGCGTTCAGAGCCTTTGGTGATAACGATAAACTGCACAACAACCAGAATCAGGAACACGATAAATCCGATCGCAACCTGTCCGCGCGCAATCCAGCCGCCAAACGTCGCCACAACCGAACCGGCTTCACCCTCGGATAAAATCAGCTTCGTTGTTGAGATGTTCAGCGCCAGGCGGAACAAGGTTGTAATTAGCAACAGCGATGGAAAGATGGAGAACTGAAGGGGTTCCTTTGTATTCATTGCCACTAGGATAATCGTCAACGCGATCGAAATATTAATGACCAGCAGAAGGTCGAGCAGCCCAGAGGGAATAGGCAGAATCATCATTAGCACGATTCCGATTATACCGATTAATACCGTTAAATCCCTAGCTTTCAATGTTTCTTACCTCCCTGAAATTATCTGGTTCTGCCCTTCAACTTATATACATAAGCGAGCACTTCGGCTACCGCCTGGAACAGATCGGCAGGGACCGAATCCCCGATTTCCGCCCTTTGGAAGAGCGCCCGTGCAAGCGGCTTGTTTTCCATTGTCATGACGCCATGTTCTTTGGCAATCGACCTAATTCGAAGAGCGACATAATCCTGGCCTTTGGCCACGATCTGCGGCGCCTCCATCTTAGATCCGTCATATTTCAGCGCTACCGCAAAGTGGGTCGGGTTCGTAATGATGACATCAGCATTGGGGACTTCTTGCATCATCCGCTGCATCGCCATCCGGCGCTGCCGCTCTCTAATTTTCCCTTTAATGAGCGGATCGCCTTCCGTTTTTTTGAATTCATCTTTAATTTCCTGTTTGGACATCCTCAGACTCTTTTCATGCTCGTACCGCTGATACATATAATCGAGCACAGCCATAATAAGCAGAGCCGCCCCGATTTTGATACCGAGATTCAGAGTCATCTTCGCAGTAAAGCGAAAAACATCTTCCGCACTAACCTGCGCCAGGGACGAAAAAACGCCTTTTTGCCCCCACAATGTACTAAAAACCAGATACGCGATTACCAGCAGCTTAAAGATTGATTTCAGCATTTCAACTAGCGACCGCATAGAAAAAATATTCCTAAAGCCTTTAATCGGATTGATCTTACTGAACTTCGGAGTGATTCCCTCTCCGGTAACCATAAAGCCCACCTGGGCCACACTGGAGATCAATGCCAGAATGAAGGTTATGCCCAGCATCGGTCCCAGCAGAATCAGAATCTGTACTCCATATTCGTTCATCAGCTGCAGCACATTTTCTTTAGTGACCTCCATCATGAGGCGGTTCATAAAAACGTCAGTATACAGCGCGGTAAACCGTACCTTCATAAATCCGCCGAATACCATCAGACTCAGCACCCCGGACAACAGTACCAGTGCGCCTGAAAGTTCAGCGCTTTTGGCAACTTGGCCTTTTCTCCGGGCGTCCTGCCGCTTCCTTGGAGTCGCCTTTTCCGTCTTTTCTCCGCCGAAGAGCTGGAGGTCGAGTTTATATCGATATGCCATGTCTGGGCCCTCCTACTGTCATCTTACGGACTGTTCCCCATTGTGCTCAGCAAATTGCGCATAGATTCGAACATGATATTGAACAGGCTTTGAAAAAGTACGGCTAAAGCAGGCATCAGAATAAACAGCAGCACTAGGCCGACAATAATTTTCAGCGGCACTCCGATAACGAACACATTATACGACGGCGCAGTTCTTGCCAAAAAAGCTAGCCCGACATCCGTCAGAAACAACGCGGTCACCAGCGGAGCAGACATTTGAAAAGCAAGCATAAACGACTGAGCGAATGAACGGAGAAGAAACTCCGCCAGACTTCCGTCCATCATTTTAAGCAGGAGATCATTATCTAAAGGAACCCAGTTATAACTGTTCACTATAGCATCAAGCAAATAATGATGACCATTCATCCCTAAAAACAACAACAGGGCAATCATATATTTTAAGTTGCCAAGTATGGGTGAAGACGCCCCGGTCATCGGGTCGATCACATTCGCTATTCCGAAGCCAATCTGGATGTCGATGAACGAGCCCGCTGTCTGAATGGTCATAAACATCAGATAGCCTATGAACCCGAGCAGCAGCCCGATCAGAGATTCTCTAATGATCAGCAGAATTATACCGAGATCTTCCGGAACAGTTACACCGCTTCCTTTAGCGCTGAACACGACAAGTGATAGAAAGAAGGAAATTCCGATTTTGAAAGTTCTCGGCACGCTTCGGGAAGAAAAGACAGGCACGATAACAAAAAAGGCCGTAATTCGACAAAAAATAAGCAAAAAAACTGGAAAGCTGCGCAAAATGGAATCTATCATATCATTCATCCGATATACATATGGAGATTACCCAAAATTTGGGTGGTAAAGTCAACAAGCTTTGTTATGATCCACGGGCCGAACAGAAGCAGGGCCAGCAGCACAGCGACGATTTTGGGGACAAAGGCCAGCGTCTGTTCCTGAATCTGAGTCGTCGCTTGAAAAATACTGATAATCAGCCCGACGACCAAACCTAGAATCAGCATAGGCGCGCTTATCTCAAGTACGAGATACACGGCTTGACCTGCGAGACCGATAATAAACTCCGTATTGATACCCTTCGCCTCCTCTTCCCCGTCACGTGCCGTAGCTGAGCAGCAGCGATTTGACTACTAGATACCAACCGTCCACCAGCACAAACAGCATGATTTTAAAAGGCAGCGAGATCATTACGGGCGGCAGCATCATCATCCCCATCGCCATGAGCGTGCTGGCAACCACCATATCGATAATTAAAAAAGGAATAAAAATCATGAAGCCCATTTGGAAGGCCGTTTTCAATTCACTCATCGCAAAGGAAGGCACGAGCACGGTCAGCGGAATATCAGTGTATGTCGCCGGCTTGTTATTGCCAGTGTAGCCGTTATATTTCATAAACAGCAGCAAATCCTTCTCATGCGTATACTTGAACATGAATTGTTTCATCGGAACGGCAGCCTTGTTCATCGCTTCGGTCTGCGTGATTTGTCCTTTGATGTATGGCTGCAGCGCCGTCTGATTCACTGTCGACAAAGTTGGTGACATAATGAACAGCGTCAGAAAAAGAGCGAGTCCCACCAGCACCTGGTTCGGCGGCATCTGCTGCGTTCCGAGCGAAGTGCGGATAAATCCGAGCACAATAACGATCCGGGTAAAGCTGGTCATTAGAACCAAAAAAGCCGGAGCCACGCTCAGAACCGTAATGAGCAGTAAGATGGAAATGGAACTGGTGCCGGTTTGACCGCCGTCTCCTCCTACCTGAATGTCTATGTTCGGAATAGGATCGGCGGCATAGATCGGACGCAGAGCCAGAAAACTGACAAGACCAATCAGCAGGAAGGCAAACCATATTTTTTTCTTCATAAATCCTCCTGCCTGCCCTTTTGATCTTCGCCGCCAAGCCGTTCCTCCATCTTCTTCTCTCGGTCCGAAGCGGAGCGCAGCTTGGTCTGCAGCATTTCATAGAAAGATGAAGTTTCGTTCAGATCGATTTCCTGAGACGGCACTTCCCCGCGCAGCCTTTCTCTCACCCTGGCAATCAGCGGAATAAAGAACTTGCCCCCCGGCACAGACTGCTCCTCGAATCCCGATACGATCAACGCGACTTCTTCGGGATCGGTGATTTTATCCAAAATCGTTACGTTCTCGCCAACCCCGATCAAATAGAGACTGCGCCCAATTTCTATCACCTGCATCGACTTGTTAGGGCCGAGTCCCACCGCACCTAAGGTGCGCATGGAACGGCCTTTCATCCAAGCTTGGTTGCGGCGTCCCAAAAACCGGATCAGAAAAATAATAATAACGATAATGACCGCGAGCACAAAGATAACATTGAGCAAATTCAGCAGGTTATTGCCTGTGCCGAGCGGCTCGGTGTTGAGCGGCATGAACAGATCCTACACGCCTAGCGTCTTGCTGATGGCTTCGATAACGCGGTCCGCCTGGAATGGCTTAACGATAAAATCTTTGGCTCCAGCTTGGATTGCGTCGATAACCATAGCCTGCTGACCCATGGCGGAACACATAATGACTTTGGCGTTGGCATCCACTTTTTTAATTTCTTTCAGTGCCGCAATTCCGTCCATTTCAGGCATGGTAATATCCATGGTAATCAGGTCGGGACGCAGTTCCTTGAATTTTTCAATCGCCTGGGCACCGTCCTGGGCTTCACCCACCACTTCAAAACCGTTTTTCGATAAAATATCGCGAATCATCATTCTCATAAATGCAGCATCGTCCACGATCAAAATTCGGTTAGCCATCTTAAAATAAATCCTCCCTAAGTTATGCTTATTGTAATTTTTGAACCCGGTCCCATTGGCTTACGATATCCGTTACACGAACCCCAAAATTTTCATCGATTACCACTACTTCTCCCTTGGCAATCAGCTTGTTGTTCACTAAAATATCAACAGGCTCGCCTGCAAGCTTGTCCAGCTCAATGATCGATCCCTGCGACATCTCAAGAATGTCTTTAATTTGCTTCTGGGTCCTTCCTAATTCTACGGTCACTCTTAGGGGTATGTCCATCAATAAGTTCAAATTATTTTCGTCAACATTCCCAAATGTGTTACCGCTAAGATTGGCAAACTGGACCGGCTGTACGTTGACATTCCGGTTCGGCTGGGATGCTGAGGGCGGGGACTGCGGGTAAGGCATTCCCTGTTGTCCAGGCATCCCCTGAGGGGGCATACCATAAGGAGGCATTCCGTATGGCGGATAATAATATCCTCCTTCGGGCATTCCCGGATATGGCTGTTGTCCTGGCGGTATTTGCTGTGCTGCCGGCTGCTCAGGAGCCGACTGAGGCTGCTGAGCAGCCGTTGCGGATTGGGGCTGAGATGCTTCCGGTCTAGCAGGGGCCGGCGCTTCAACAGCGGCAGCAGGCGCTTCAGTCGACTCAGAGGCGTCTCCAACCAGCATCATCACCATATCCTTAGCAAAAGAAACGGGCAGAAGCTGCATGAGGGTCGAGTCGATCAGTTCACCGATTTTGAGACGGAACGAGATGCGAATCAGTGTCTCGTCTTCGGGTAGACTTCTCACTCCCTCGCCACTCGACATATTGAGAATATCAATACCTGGCGGCGAAATGTTAACGAACCGGTTGAAAATGGTTGACATCGATGTGGCGGAGGAGCCCATCATTTGATTCATGGCCTCCTGAACGGCGCTGACATGTATCTCGTTCAGTTCTTCGTCATTAGGTTCTCCGTTACCACCCAGCATCAGATCGGCAATCACCTGGGCGTCACGGACTTTGATCACGAGCGAGTTAATGCCCTGAAAGCCATCAACATACTCTACATGCACTGCAACGTGAGGTTTAGGGAAAACTTCCTCAAACTCACTGCGCGTAATAATGGAGACTTGCGGGGTCGTGATGTCCACTTTTTTACCGAGCAGGGTCGAAAGTGCCGTTGCGGCGCTGCCGAAAGTAATATTACCAATCTCTCCTAAGGCATCCTGCTCAAACGGGGTCAGATAATCATCCACCGTCTTGTTGGAAGATGCGCTTCCCGCGCTCTCCGTCGATTGTCTTAAAAGTGCGTCGATTTCTTCCTGGGATAAATAATCTTTACTCGTCAAGTCCTTCAACTCCTTCACTGACAATCTCATCAATTTGCACGGCTACCCGGTCTTTGAGCATTCCCGGACTTCCAATAAACTTCAGCTTGTTGCCCACTTTGATCGATAGTCCGGCTTCAACGGTCCTGTTAAGTGATATTACATCACCTACATTAAGACCGAGGAACTCGGCAATCGAAATCCTGGATTCTCCCAATTCTGCGACAATCGGAAGCTGAGCCTTGTTGACGCTGGCTCTAATCGCTTCCACTTCCTGCTCATCCCGAGCCTTTTTCTCAGATACGAACCATTGATGCACGGACAGCCTGGACATGATTGGCTCCAGCACAACGTGCGGGATACATAAATTGATCATGCCCGTCGTGTCCCCGATCTTGGTGCTGAGCGATATAAGCGCAATTGTTTCATTAGGGGATACGATCTGCATAAACTGCGGATTCGTTTCCAGCGCTTCCATTACCGGCTCAATATCCAGTACCGTCTTCCAGGCTTCCTGCAGGCTCTCAAAGCATCTGCTGAAAATACGCTCCATTATAGTTGTTTCAATCTCAGTCAAAGTAGCAATTTTCGAGGGAGCTGTCCCTATTCCTCCAAGCAGCCGGTCAAGCATGGCGAAGGCAATATTCGGATGCACTTCCATGACCATTCTTCCTTGCAGTGGCTCAGCTTCAAAAATATTCAAAATAGTCATTTTGGGTATTGAACGGATGAATTCATCATAAGGCAGCTGCTCTACCTGAACGACATTGATCTGTACAAAAGTTCGTAATTGCGCCGAGAAATAAGTCGTCAGATATCGGGCAAAGTTATCATGAATTCGGGTCAGGCTTCGAATATGATCCTTTGAGAAACGAACAGCCCGTTTAAAGTCATATGAACGTATTTTGCGCTGAGTTTCCTCTTTTTTTAGTTCGTCGGCGTCCATCTCACCGGATGATAGAGCGGCAAGCAGGGCATCAATTTCGTTTTGCGAAAGTACATCAACCATTCATTCACCCCCCGTAAGTTAACTTGAAATTTGGCAGTCTTAAATGGGTGCCAGAATATAAGAAGTAATTTCCACCTGGGTAAGCTTTCCTTCGGGCAACGTATCGTTAATCAGATTGACAAGCTTACTGCACAGTTGGTCCTTGCCGCTTGCTCCGCTCAATTCCTGGGGTTTCGCATCGGCCAGTGTTTTAATAATGAGCGGCTTGACCTTTATTTCTTTAATTTTTTCAAAGTCTTCCTTAGTTGCTTCAGAATTCAATTGAAAAGCGAAGTTTATAGAAACGACGTAATCGGGATCAGCAAGATTGGTTTTTATTTCTTTAATTTCCGAAGTCATGGTCGCGATTTCGTCTGCGGTCAGACTCTTGGTCGCCACAGTGTTTACTGTGTCGTTAACCGCGTTGCCGCTGCTGTCGGAAAACCATTTGTTCATTAGTAAAAAAGCGGCTAGCACGATTAAAGTAATCGCCAATAAAATCGTGATGAGCCAAGGCAGCATCTTTTTCATGAAAGCTCCTCCAGTGTTTGGACTTTAATGGTGGCTGAATACGCGCCGATTTCCTTATTGTAATCACGGATTTTGGCAACAACTTCATCGGCCTTTTCAAGAACGATCAGCTTCTTTCCCGTTACAAGGGTGATGTAAGTGTCCGGGCTTTCTTCCACCATTTCCACCAGAAGGGCATTCAGCCACATTGGCGATCCGTTTAAACGTGTTACCGAGATCATAAGAGGCCTCCTAACTATAAATTGGGAGAGGAGAACCTCCCCCAGCTTGAAACCAATATCATGAACTATGAAAAAACAATATATAACTATTATTCTGTAAGCCCGGCATCCGGAAAGTACTAAATCAGAGAACTTCTAGGATGACCTGAAATTAACGTTTCAGATTAACGACTTCCTGAAGCACTTCATCCGATGTGGTAATAATCCGGGAATTCGCCTGGAACCCGCGCTGAGCGACGATCATTTCCGTAAATTCATTCGTCAGATCGACATTGGACATTTCCAATTGTCCCGCTACAATTGCTCCGGTGCCAGCTTCCCCATTGTTGGCGGTTGTAGGTTCCAGAGCGCCTTCCGCGTTGGCATTCAAAGTCATGCGATACAGATTGCCCCCAATTTTCTCAAGGCCCTGTGGGTTACTGACTTTGGCGACGCCGATTTGAACGCCTGCTTGGGTTGTTCCGTCGGCCATCGACTGTACAATGGTTCCGTCATTGGAAATCGAGAAAGCCGTGACGTCCTCACCAATGACTATCGGCTCTCCGGCTGAATCAAGCACATGAAGGCCATCCGAAGTAACCAAATTACGGCTGGCATCAACATGGAAATCGCCGGCCCGGGTTAGAAAAGGAGTTTCTTGGTCGCCAGTCAACTTAACGAGGAAAAAACCATCTCCGTCGATACGAAGGTCGGTCGGATTATTGGTTGTCTGGGCACTGCCCGCCAGATGCATCGTGTCAATGGAACCAATGCTGACGCCAAGTCCGATTTGCTTGGCGTTGATACCGCCTTGTCCGTCATCGTTGGGTGCGGTAACGCCGGAAATCGTCTGGCTCATGATATCTTTGAACATGACACGTCCCGATTTAAAACCGATCGTATTTACATTCGCGATATTGTTGCCGATAACATCCAGCTTGGTTTGGAAACCGCGCATGCCTGAAACACCGGAGTACATAGATCTTAACATTATTTTACCCTCCCAGAAATAGAGCTTGGGGGCTCCTTTAATTTGGATAATAATTATAGGTAGGACCGCGTCAGTCGATCGGCGGTCCTCCGGCTTTCCGTTAGGACCAGCCGGTTCAAGAGATGATTACTGCACTATCTATTTGGGTGAATACATTGTCCTTCATCGAGCTTCCATCCATTGCCGTCACCACGGTACGATTCGCAATACTGACAATGAGCGCCAAATCTTTCATCAGAATGAGCGATTCCTTGCTGCCTTTGGCCGCCGCTTGTTCTACGGCCGAAGAGATCTGGTCAAGCTGCTTAGTTCCAAGCTGAATCCCTCGCTGCTCCAGCCGCTTCGCGGCATGATTGCTGAATTTCAGCATATTCCGCTGAAGTACGGTTTCGAAAGAGGTGCTTCCGGAAGAAGATCCATTGTTATTAACGGTGTTGGAACGCTGCAGCATGCCTGGGTGCCGGACACCGGTAAACATCTGTCCGACCGTCATTTTATCGTTCATGATGCCGTCCCGCCTCCGCTGCCGGCGTCCCCCGCCGCCGAGGTGCTGTCGCTATTTTTAATCTGCGTGATGTCCTTGAGCGCTATCTTCTCTTTGCCCACAAGAGCGTACTGCACTCCGTCGCTAACGACAATGGAATCCACCGTTCCCGATTTCTGCTCTGAAGTAGAGCTGTCAAGCCAGCTGACATTTTTCCCAATTAGACCTGAAACCGTGCCAAGCGACTGATTGAGCGCCGTTAATTGACCGGAGATGTTCATAAGCTGCTCAACAGACGTAAATTGAGCCATTTGAGCAATAAACTCCTTATCTTGTAAAGGCTGCATCGGATCCTGATTCTGCAACTGCGTAACCAATATTTTAAGAAATTGGTCTTTCCCGAGCGTTTGGTTGCCCTTACTGCTGTCCGAGACGTTACCTGCCGAATAGTTCGGCCATACATTATTTGTGGATATCATATTATCCGAGGTTGCCATGGTCTTTCACCCCTCTTTCCGTCACCCCTAAGCCTCGGCTGAGAACTGGCCTGTCAGGCTGCGGATACTTTGTCTTTCACTATTCAGCCATTCTTTCCATTCCCCATCGAGTTCGGCGGTAAGAATAGCATCATCTGAAGCTTCCTTCCGCTCTTTGGAGCGTTTGTCGGAACCCTGACCGCCTGCTCCCGAATGGCGTCCCTCTTGAAAAAGCTGCGACTGCTGGGAAGTGTTGTTCTGTGAAACTTCCAGTTTTTCTACCTGCAGTCCCTGGGATTGAAGCGCAGCGCGCAGTTGGGACATCTGATTCTCCAGCAAATCTTTGGCTCCAGCATGCTCAGTCGTGAAATGCGCGACCAACTGACCGTTCTGCATCGTGATCTTGACATCTACTTGTCCCAGATTTTCCGGAAACAGAGATATTGTCGCTTCGGCAATTCCGCCCTTATTGACAATCTCCAGCTTGCCTGTAATAAAACCTGTCATTTCCTGCGCAAATCTATGAACCGGAACTTGCGGAGTCTCTGTCTTCAGAGGAGCCGTAATTCCGTCCCTAAGCATGAGCTGGCCTGCGGTAATGACTTTGCTATCTCCTGTGGTAGAATCCTGGTCAGCAACTATTTCGGATAGTATATCCGCACTTGCCTTGGGATTCTCCTTACCTTCTGCGGATGTCGAAGTCACTTTAAAGTTCATCAAATCACCTGCTGCCGCCTTGACATCGCCAGAGCTCGCGGGAGCTTTTCCGGATCCGGAAGCGTCCGACTTGTTCGCAATCAAGTCTCCGACCTTGGAAGGACCGGTTCCTTCGGAATTATTGCCGACGTTCTCCTTTTGGCGTTCTTGAAGCTTTCCAACAACGGCAGCTTGAGGGGCAGCAGACTGTACAGAAGTTTCATTGGAAGCCGATCCAGTTCCAGTATACGGTTCAAGGATTGCCGCAAAGCTATTCAGCAGCTTCAGCGCTGTGCCTGCTGCCGCTTCATCGCCGCTTTCTGCAGCTTGCTGAAATCTGGCCGCGAGGTTGTTCAGTTCATCCTGAACAGCAAACCTTGCGGTAGCAGGGTTCTGCGCAAGTGCCGTAAGCGCGTTCTCAGCTTGACCTTCCTTTGCATCAGCACCCGACAAAAGAGCGGAGACCTGAATCAGCCAGCCCTGAAGCGCCGCCAGCAGTTCGGGATTCAATTCGATCTGTTCATCCAGTTTCGTAAGCTCGGGAAGAAGTTGACCCAGCAGCTCTTGGCCGGTCGCGCTCGACATTTCGCCATCCTTATCTGTTGTGCCGGATACTGTCGTCTTCAGAAGGTTCTGTAAAGTTACTGCTGCCGTATCGCCTTTTGAAGCTGCTGTCATCCCAGAAGCTGCGCCTGCCATCGATTGCAACAGAGTCTGGGAGAACATCCCGTTTCCCGCAGTGCCGATAACTCCTTCTATCCCGGAAGACCCGGTAGAAGCAGCTGCTTTGGCATTAAGACCTTTCCCTGAAGAAATCATTTGAAATACAAGACTCATCATTTTTCACCTCCTTTCATGTGCAGTTCTTATTTACCGCCCATCAGACGGTTTACGATTTTGGCAGTTACTCCATTCGTATCATTCTTGGTCATCTCGGATAATATGGAAGACCGCACACTGTCGTTCACGGTACTTAGAATCGTGATCACCTTATCTGGACTGATGCCGTACATATCACTGAGCAGCTTTGCCGCTTCGGCGGCGGGCATAGTGGAGAAGGTCTGGCTCAACTTTTCCTTGTCAAGATTAGAACCGCTGCCGGCCTGGCTAGTTGCCGCCGCTTGTTGATTTAGTCTGGATTGAAGGGCTGCAATAGCCATATCGGAAGAATTGGCCGATTCCTTTAGCTTTATAGACACGTCTGCGGCTACTTTCGGGTCCATCTTTTCCAAAATGGCTGTCTTGCTGTCATTATTCATTCCGCTAAGCAGCTGAACTACTTCCTCGGTCGTCATATTTTGCATAATTGTCGCCGCTTTGGATGCTTTCATTCCCGCATAAAGCTTGGTCATAGCGGCTATCTTTTTCTCGTGCTCATCCTGTTCTTTTGCCTGTTCTTGGCT is a genomic window of Paenibacillus durus ATCC 35681 containing:
- a CDS encoding flagellar hook capping FlgD N-terminal domain-containing protein, whose product is MATSDNMISTNNVWPNYSAGNVSDSSKGNQTLGKDQFLKILVTQLQNQDPMQPLQDKEFIAQMAQFTSVEQLMNISGQLTALNQSLGTVSGLIGKNVSWLDSSTSEQKSGTVDSIVVSDGVQYALVGKEKIALKDITQIKNSDSTSAAGDAGSGGGTAS
- the flgG gene encoding flagellar basal body rod protein FlgG, whose translation is MLRSMYSGVSGMRGFQTKLDVIGNNIANVNTIGFKSGRVMFKDIMSQTISGVTAPNDDGQGGINAKQIGLGVSIGSIDTMHLAGSAQTTNNPTDLRIDGDGFFLVKLTGDQETPFLTRAGDFHVDASRNLVTSDGLHVLDSAGEPIVIGEDVTAFSISNDGTIVQSMADGTTQAGVQIGVAKVSNPQGLEKIGGNLYRMTLNANAEGALEPTTANNGEAGTGAIVAGQLEMSNVDLTNEFTEMIVAQRGFQANSRIITTSDEVLQEVVNLKR
- a CDS encoding flagellar hook-length control protein FliK, which translates into the protein MMSLVFQMISSGKGLNAKAAASTGSSGIEGVIGTAGNGMFSQTLLQSMAGAASGMTAASKGDTAAVTLQNLLKTTVSGTTDKDGEMSSATGQELLGQLLPELTKLDEQIELNPELLAALQGWLIQVSALLSGADAKEGQAENALTALAQNPATARFAVQDELNNLAARFQQAAESGDEAAAGTALKLLNSFAAILEPYTGTGSASNETSVQSAAPQAAVVGKLQERQKENVGNNSEGTGPSKVGDLIANKSDASGSGKAPASSGDVKAAAGDLMNFKVTSTSAEGKENPKASADILSEIVADQDSTTGDSKVITAGQLMLRDGITAPLKTETPQVPVHRFAQEMTGFITGKLEIVNKGGIAEATISLFPENLGQVDVKITMQNGQLVAHFTTEHAGAKDLLENQMSQLRAALQSQGLQVEKLEVSQNNTSQQSQLFQEGRHSGAGGQGSDKRSKERKEASDDAILTAELDGEWKEWLNSERQSIRSLTGQFSAEA
- a CDS encoding TIGR02530 family flagellar biosynthesis protein, whose product is MNDKMTVGQMFTGVRHPGMLQRSNTVNNNGSSSGSTSFETVLQRNMLKFSNHAAKRLEQRGIQLGTKQLDQISSAVEQAAAKGSKESLILMKDLALIVSIANRTVVTAMDGSSMKDNVFTQIDSAVIIS